In one window of Lewinella sp. 4G2 DNA:
- a CDS encoding tetratricopeptide repeat protein yields MTTQDLQTILEIQLPDDYLAFRGDDVNTATTIEFRFDDWTFWPLEKCATRTQELRKSKAIPEVAFAFADNDNEEVLFYSDPDKTTTAIKHLDSDGDLSFYAFSFCEITLYPVTQRLIDEIDDDNWEQQDFSALEQCPGSLVDYANALMTSEYDEYFSVDRNEFALSIYLRAAAHHHPEAAHEIANYYYYQDEVDVEAVIKWRKKAIACGNTEDIYELADFIIDEQPEQIEEAIALLESLLTNRWYQERALLKLSRIYMRGTGGQQDYQKGIALVNKCVDLGNDNALADLAFYYFKGVGVTKDVKKAHQMLTQAEENALSKTGVSVYKDFIDILEKELKR; encoded by the coding sequence ATGACCACCCAAGACCTCCAAACCATACTAGAAATCCAACTCCCGGATGACTATCTAGCCTTCCGTGGTGATGATGTCAATACCGCCACCACAATCGAATTCCGTTTTGACGATTGGACGTTCTGGCCACTCGAAAAATGCGCCACGCGCACGCAGGAACTCAGAAAAAGCAAGGCAATTCCCGAGGTAGCTTTCGCCTTCGCCGACAACGACAATGAGGAAGTGCTTTTCTATTCTGATCCGGATAAAACGACGACCGCTATCAAGCACCTAGATAGTGACGGCGACCTCTCTTTCTACGCGTTCTCGTTCTGTGAGATCACTCTTTACCCCGTCACGCAGCGACTCATCGATGAGATTGACGATGACAATTGGGAGCAACAAGACTTCAGTGCACTCGAGCAGTGCCCCGGGAGTCTGGTCGATTACGCCAATGCATTGATGACCTCGGAGTACGACGAGTACTTCTCCGTGGATCGAAACGAATTTGCACTGTCCATCTACCTCAGAGCGGCGGCACACCACCATCCGGAAGCCGCGCACGAGATCGCGAACTACTATTATTACCAGGATGAAGTAGACGTTGAAGCCGTAATCAAATGGCGGAAAAAAGCCATAGCTTGCGGCAATACGGAAGATATCTACGAATTGGCTGATTTCATCATCGACGAACAGCCAGAGCAGATAGAGGAAGCGATCGCGCTATTGGAAAGCTTACTCACTAACCGTTGGTATCAGGAAAGGGCGCTCCTAAAATTGTCGAGAATCTATATGAGAGGGACTGGTGGGCAGCAGGATTACCAGAAAGGAATTGCTCTAGTAAATAAATGCGTGGACCTCGGCAACGATAACGCGCTGGCGGATCTGGCATTCTACTACTTTAAAGGAGTAGGCGTGACCAAAGACGTCAAGAAAGCACACCAAATGTTGACTCAAGCGGAGGAGAACGCCCTGAGTAAGACGGGTGTATCGGTTTATAAGGATTTCATCGATATCCTCGAAAAGGAATTAAAAAGGTAA
- a CDS encoding FG-GAP-like repeat-containing protein, producing MTTYSLQAQYFRELASTPFDGVIQSSVAFEDVDADGDLDLLITGRNNDEEGISKLYLNDGEGNFSVQQNTTLEGVQFSATAFSDVDGDGDKDLLLTGHGTEPIAKLYLNDGTGVFTEKSNTPFDGVGSSAVSFGDVDRDGDEDLLLTGSTKNERIAKLYKNEGMGTFVEVKGTPFTGVASSATAFADVDGDNDLDVLITGRDANLQSSTKLFLNDGNGGFSEKTGTAITNLHYSTVVFSDVNGDDAPDLIISGTSSSNGMNQPISEIYLNDAAGNFTLLSGLPFEGHFYGSVACSDIDGDGDQDLIVTGGINESHAKLYLNNGNAIFSEAQNEALTGVWYSSIAFADVDGDEAQDVLITGSVDFNGKQLTAKLYRNVGLVNSVGSTASDLSIDYSLFPNPTAAEFVNVRFVSLSPEEVSLQVYNSEGILVRRQATRTTTGTQTIKLDVSHLARGIYFVELLVQGQSRTAELIIR from the coding sequence ATGACCACATACTCACTGCAAGCACAGTACTTTCGAGAACTTGCATCTACGCCCTTTGATGGCGTAATACAAAGCTCGGTAGCTTTCGAGGACGTGGACGCAGACGGCGATCTCGACCTGCTCATCACCGGTCGGAATAATGACGAAGAAGGCATCTCAAAACTATATCTCAATGACGGTGAAGGGAATTTCTCCGTGCAGCAAAACACCACTTTGGAGGGGGTACAATTCAGTGCCACCGCATTTTCTGATGTCGACGGTGATGGGGATAAAGATCTTCTCCTTACTGGGCATGGAACAGAACCAATCGCGAAATTGTACCTCAACGACGGAACGGGTGTCTTTACCGAAAAGTCCAACACCCCATTCGATGGTGTTGGCTCAAGCGCGGTCTCTTTTGGCGACGTAGACCGAGATGGAGACGAAGACCTACTCCTGACCGGATCCACCAAAAATGAGAGAATAGCAAAACTTTACAAGAACGAGGGAATGGGGACCTTCGTCGAGGTAAAGGGCACCCCGTTCACCGGGGTAGCCTCAAGTGCTACTGCCTTTGCGGACGTAGATGGAGACAATGACCTGGATGTCTTAATTACAGGAAGAGACGCGAACCTACAATCCAGTACCAAACTGTTTTTGAATGATGGGAATGGGGGATTCTCGGAAAAGACGGGAACTGCCATCACCAATCTTCACTACAGTACCGTCGTATTCTCAGATGTAAATGGTGATGATGCACCGGACCTGATAATTTCTGGTACATCTTCATCTAACGGAATGAACCAGCCAATCAGCGAGATCTACCTCAACGACGCTGCGGGCAACTTCACCTTGCTCTCCGGTCTGCCCTTTGAAGGCCATTTCTATGGTAGCGTAGCCTGCTCGGATATTGATGGTGATGGCGATCAGGATCTTATCGTAACTGGTGGAATAAACGAGTCACACGCAAAACTTTACCTTAACAATGGAAACGCAATTTTCTCGGAGGCCCAGAATGAAGCGCTAACCGGCGTATGGTACAGCTCCATCGCTTTTGCGGACGTAGATGGTGACGAGGCCCAAGACGTACTCATCACTGGATCCGTTGATTTTAACGGTAAGCAGCTCACTGCAAAACTGTACCGAAATGTTGGCTTAGTAAATAGCGTTGGTTCAACCGCCTCAGATCTATCTATCGACTATTCTCTCTTCCCCAATCCAACAGCGGCGGAATTCGTGAACGTTCGTTTCGTATCATTATCCCCGGAGGAAGTATCACTACAAGTCTACAATTCAGAAGGGATCCTCGTGCGAAGACAAGCGACGAGGACGACAACGGGAACCCAAACAATCAAGCTGGATGTATCCCACCTGGCGCGGGGAATTTACTTTGTAGAACTACTTGTACAAGGGCAAAGCCGTACAGCAGAGTTGATCATACGATAA
- a CDS encoding nuclear transport factor 2 family protein, protein MQISADTRFEILDVIHAYNMAADKKDVEETLTYYVEEGQITGDLSTGKGHAAMREDLPNIFKSEVTLKRHLVNNVRFFPGEVEGDVKVTYVLLVMEAQAAPLSIATSIVTDHFRLVGDGWKIVVHHVAVDPSARWLVKAGAKAVEIIEEVKDRLS, encoded by the coding sequence ATGCAAATCTCCGCCGACACCCGTTTTGAAATCCTCGACGTCATCCACGCCTACAACATGGCGGCGGACAAAAAGGACGTGGAAGAAACCTTGACCTACTACGTTGAAGAAGGCCAAATCACCGGCGACCTGAGTACGGGAAAGGGCCACGCCGCGATGCGGGAAGACCTACCCAATATCTTCAAATCCGAAGTCACGCTAAAGCGGCATCTGGTGAATAACGTACGGTTCTTCCCCGGGGAGGTGGAAGGCGACGTCAAGGTTACCTACGTCCTGCTGGTGATGGAGGCTCAGGCTGCCCCTCTCTCCATTGCCACCTCAATCGTAACTGACCACTTCCGCCTGGTTGGGGACGGATGGAAAATTGTAGTCCACCACGTGGCCGTTGACCCGAGCGCCCGGTGGTTGGTGAAGGCGGGGGCGAAGGCGGTGGAGATTATTGAGGAGGTGAAGGATCGGTTGTCTTAG
- a CDS encoding lipopolysaccharide assembly protein LapB: protein MTEQQLLKEATDLYHQEGREAEAITAFRKLLAAYPKNSEAWAHLSTMCRQIGDYDAAISAIDRAISLAPEDAWLNEQKGSLLASIARMPAESQHYFDERTREAFLITAYPTKSHLLLALDRTLEHLLHLMEKAGKPTFKPRLKLAMSKTNIGAHKDAITILTGLLDGPPPPRMNPARWQRQRLNLDNHIANNLVALGRYAAAETRYQSVMTNQKDNYLTGLQLVKLYEASAEPAKRKGLLQQLYSDNEARFKRSPEPAFLFRKIALLRALDEPNRLKELEADFAALPTDREYNQQAIKEMRATINEILGDAE from the coding sequence ATGACTGAGCAACAACTCCTGAAAGAAGCGACCGATCTTTACCACCAGGAAGGGCGCGAAGCCGAGGCCATCACTGCCTTCCGAAAACTGCTGGCGGCCTACCCGAAAAACTCGGAAGCTTGGGCCCACCTCTCCACGATGTGCCGGCAAATTGGGGATTACGACGCCGCCATCTCCGCCATTGACAGGGCTATCTCACTTGCGCCGGAAGATGCTTGGCTCAACGAGCAAAAGGGTAGTCTGCTCGCCAGTATCGCGAGGATGCCGGCGGAAAGTCAGCACTATTTCGACGAGCGTACGCGAGAGGCCTTTCTGATCACCGCGTACCCCACGAAAAGCCACTTATTGCTAGCGTTGGACCGGACCCTGGAACACCTCCTCCACCTGATGGAAAAGGCTGGGAAACCAACTTTCAAGCCGCGCCTGAAGCTGGCGATGAGTAAAACAAATATCGGAGCTCACAAAGATGCTATCACCATCCTCACCGGTCTGCTCGACGGCCCCCCGCCACCCCGGATGAACCCTGCACGCTGGCAACGGCAACGCCTGAACCTGGACAACCACATAGCCAACAATCTCGTGGCGCTTGGCCGGTACGCGGCCGCGGAAACCCGCTATCAATCCGTAATGACCAACCAGAAGGACAACTACCTGACGGGCCTGCAATTGGTCAAACTTTACGAAGCCAGCGCCGAGCCCGCGAAACGTAAGGGCCTGCTTCAACAACTCTATAGCGACAATGAGGCGCGCTTTAAACGATCCCCCGAACCGGCGTTTCTCTTTCGTAAAATAGCGCTGTTGCGTGCCCTGGACGAACCAAACCGGTTAAAGGAGTTGGAGGCAGATTTTGCCGCCCTACCCACTGACCGGGAATACAATCAGCAGGCTATCAAGGAAATGCGCGCTACCATCAACGAGATCCTAGGTGATGCTGAGTAG
- a CDS encoding YdeI family protein yields the protein MPTPPNRIEITSPTQLREWLAANYAQEASVWLVTYKKSTPSKYFSNSEMLDELLAYGWMDGRRMKLDDERTMQLISPRRVEHWSKTYKDRVAKLEKEGRMAEPGRAAVARGKASGLWDFLNDVDALIQPDDLKAALAQNAVAEEFFNALSPARMRFALRWIKLAKGADTRARRIAKVVELSGQGERVAGS from the coding sequence ATGCCCACCCCACCCAACCGCATCGAAATCACCTCCCCCACCCAACTCCGCGAATGGCTCGCCGCCAACTACGCCCAGGAAGCTTCCGTGTGGCTCGTCACCTACAAGAAATCGACGCCAAGTAAGTATTTCTCCAATTCGGAGATGCTCGACGAACTGCTCGCCTATGGGTGGATGGACGGGCGGCGCATGAAGCTCGACGACGAACGGACGATGCAGCTCATCTCCCCCCGCCGCGTCGAGCACTGGTCGAAAACGTACAAGGATCGCGTCGCCAAACTGGAGAAGGAAGGGCGCATGGCCGAACCGGGGCGGGCGGCAGTGGCCCGGGGCAAAGCGTCCGGCTTGTGGGATTTTTTGAATGATGTCGATGCGCTTATACAGCCGGATGACCTCAAGGCCGCCCTCGCCCAGAACGCCGTAGCGGAGGAGTTCTTTAACGCCCTCTCCCCCGCCCGGATGCGCTTCGCGTTGCGGTGGATCAAGCTGGCCAAAGGAGCGGATACGCGGGCGCGGCGGATTGCGAAGGTGGTGGAGTTGTCGGGTCAGGGGGAGCGGGTGGCGGGGAGTTAG
- a CDS encoding dihydrofolate reductase family protein, which produces MPKTKIFTATSLDGYLAGPNGELDWLETTPNPTQNDMGFVALMNEIDAVVMGRTTFETVLAFGVEWPYAKPVFVLSNTLKKVPAELRDKVSLTRGTPMKVVDQLHQAGYETLYVDGGATIQSFLRDDLVDELCITTIPILLGGGASLFGELTDRLTFDLVKVEVFLEHVVQTTYRRTR; this is translated from the coding sequence ATGCCAAAAACAAAAATCTTCACCGCCACCTCCCTAGACGGCTACCTAGCCGGCCCCAACGGCGAACTCGACTGGCTCGAAACCACTCCCAACCCCACCCAAAACGATATGGGTTTCGTCGCCCTCATGAACGAGATCGACGCTGTCGTCATGGGCCGCACGACGTTTGAGACCGTCCTCGCGTTTGGGGTGGAATGGCCCTATGCCAAACCCGTATTCGTCCTGAGCAATACCCTAAAAAAGGTGCCGGCGGAGCTAAGGGATAAAGTATCTCTAACCCGTGGCACTCCTATGAAAGTCGTAGATCAACTCCATCAGGCTGGCTACGAAACGCTCTACGTGGATGGCGGCGCCACCATCCAATCCTTCCTCCGTGACGATTTGGTGGATGAATTATGCATCACGACCATACCCATCCTGCTGGGTGGCGGTGCCTCCCTCTTCGGCGAATTGACCGACCGCCTAACCTTCGATCTCGTCAAGGTCGAGGTATTCCTGGAACACGTGGTACAAACCACCTACCGCCGCACCCGGTAA
- a CDS encoding SUMF1/EgtB/PvdO family nonheme iron enzyme: MSQRLALIIILLLTFLATQTLSAHSEPHFPAPARAPNLSRILSGAAPATPKTLLPLSAPEPFVSLLFEQHNPEYYAKQAADWEAIATGECSDANAIWNYYKAAHYANRFAEGTYDLPDILAMAEERLEANSFELNYLRFADAKDPTLRHAHLVRANAADPNRLEAATALSAYYTIIGQWARRDQTLIDMHRRRAIPEGVMEYNYNQLMSVGQNGVLLTYGDADTYPSWLLQSAYRVRPDVHVINYNLLVNFPAYREVVVDRLGIKLPKGREPDTDPFALLARQANDVYVATTARETLPADRAKDFYLTGLTLRISEKPLDNLDRIAQLYRHTWRLEQLRFPFAEGPRQRVADQLNQNYLPALLTLYEAEPKLADLKDLISGIADRAGVSETVNKIIAPEAALPALAGADVDLRAKDIAKGFSYVPSGNYTDVRDKSTTSINGFYAGETNVTNAEYQSFLEDLLRQRDFDLLSRVEVARPNLDTLKKALLETADAESYVNMIMGVDPRYAAHPVVNISYEAAELYAIWLAQVYNSDPKRPDGRNVRFRLFEATEYAYAAQGGREYAPYPWGGPYYRNSKGCILGNLNMLHPVSLEETKIFREKISVSTYLSPRKRAEILERTNVECEYDDDGGFLTVQADAYYPNDYGLYNMAGNAATMVHPEGTAAGGSYLDPAERIKVGSTQQLALPHPGVGFRLIMMYVD, translated from the coding sequence ATGTCCCAACGCCTCGCCCTGATCATAATCCTCCTCCTCACCTTCCTCGCCACCCAAACCCTCTCCGCCCATTCCGAACCCCATTTCCCGGCACCTGCGCGAGCGCCAAACTTGTCCCGCATTTTATCGGGAGCAGCGCCCGCAACCCCTAAAACCCTATTACCACTAAGCGCCCCGGAACCATTCGTGAGCTTGCTATTTGAGCAACACAACCCGGAGTATTACGCTAAGCAAGCAGCAGACTGGGAAGCCATCGCCACCGGCGAATGCAGCGACGCCAACGCCATCTGGAACTACTACAAGGCCGCCCACTACGCCAACCGATTTGCGGAGGGGACGTACGACTTGCCCGACATCCTCGCCATGGCCGAAGAGCGGTTAGAAGCGAACAGTTTTGAACTGAATTACCTGCGTTTCGCCGATGCCAAGGACCCAACCCTGCGCCACGCCCACCTCGTACGGGCCAACGCCGCCGACCCCAACCGGCTGGAGGCCGCGACCGCGCTCTCGGCCTACTACACGATCATCGGACAGTGGGCGCGGCGGGACCAAACGCTGATCGATATGCACCGGCGGCGGGCCATTCCGGAAGGGGTGATGGAGTACAACTACAACCAGCTGATGAGCGTAGGCCAGAACGGGGTGTTGCTCACCTACGGCGACGCCGATACCTACCCCAGTTGGCTCCTCCAGAGCGCCTACCGGGTGCGGCCGGACGTACACGTGATCAACTACAACCTGCTGGTGAATTTTCCCGCTTACCGGGAGGTCGTTGTGGACCGCCTCGGCATCAAACTGCCGAAGGGTCGGGAACCGGATACCGACCCTTTTGCCCTGCTCGCCCGCCAAGCAAATGACGTGTACGTCGCCACGACCGCCCGCGAAACCCTACCCGCCGACCGCGCGAAGGACTTTTACCTGACCGGCCTCACCCTCCGCATCAGCGAAAAGCCGCTCGATAACCTGGACCGGATCGCCCAACTCTACCGCCACACCTGGCGGCTCGAACAGCTGCGCTTTCCCTTTGCCGAAGGGCCGCGGCAGCGCGTCGCCGACCAGCTCAACCAAAATTACCTGCCCGCTCTGCTCACGCTCTACGAAGCCGAACCGAAACTGGCCGATTTGAAGGATTTGATCTCCGGCATCGCTGACCGCGCCGGGGTCTCCGAAACAGTCAATAAAATCATCGCGCCGGAAGCCGCGCTGCCCGCCCTCGCCGGGGCCGACGTGGACCTGCGGGCCAAGGATATCGCGAAAGGATTTTCCTACGTGCCCTCCGGAAATTATACGGATGTTCGCGATAAATCCACGACCAGCATTAACGGCTTTTACGCGGGTGAAACGAACGTCACCAACGCGGAATACCAAAGCTTTTTGGAGGACCTCCTGCGGCAGCGCGATTTTGATCTGTTGAGTAGGGTAGAGGTCGCCCGGCCCAACCTGGATACGCTGAAAAAAGCCTTGCTGGAAACCGCGGATGCGGAATCGTACGTCAATATGATCATGGGTGTCGACCCGCGCTACGCCGCCCACCCGGTGGTTAACATCAGCTACGAGGCCGCGGAATTGTACGCCATCTGGTTGGCCCAGGTCTACAACAGCGACCCGAAAAGGCCGGACGGGCGCAACGTTCGTTTCCGGTTATTTGAGGCCACGGAATACGCCTACGCGGCGCAGGGCGGCCGGGAGTACGCGCCCTATCCGTGGGGCGGGCCGTATTACCGCAACTCTAAGGGCTGCATCCTGGGAAATCTGAATATGCTGCACCCGGTTTCGCTGGAAGAGACCAAGATTTTCCGCGAAAAGATCTCCGTTTCCACTTATCTCTCTCCCAGGAAGCGGGCCGAAATCCTCGAACGAACGAACGTGGAGTGTGAGTACGACGACGATGGCGGCTTTTTAACCGTGCAGGCCGATGCCTATTACCCCAACGACTACGGTTTGTACAACATGGCCGGAAATGCGGCCACCATGGTCCACCCGGAAGGGACTGCCGCCGGAGGAAGCTACCTCGACCCCGCCGAACGCATCAAGGTCGGCTCCACCCAACAACTTGCTTTGCCCCACCCGGGCGTCGGTTTCCGGCTCATCATGATGTACGTAGATTAG
- a CDS encoding RNA polymerase sigma factor, with translation MTDRQLLIAASQGDQAAFTDLYRRYGARLYAYFLPRAGSDAARAEDLRQQVFLRLLESRAFREARDNAVSAPDDLGPLLFHIAANLLKNEYRGTERRLRRQGEFAARQPLFEQRDSEPDKQALQRAISQLPEPQRLCVDLRFRQNYSIEEIADALDCAPGTVKSRLHYGLKKLAAILRPTTTNK, from the coding sequence TTGACCGACCGCCAACTACTCATCGCCGCCAGCCAGGGAGACCAGGCCGCTTTCACCGATCTCTACCGGAGGTACGGAGCGCGCCTCTACGCCTATTTCCTGCCCCGCGCCGGTAGCGATGCGGCCCGCGCCGAGGACTTGCGCCAACAAGTTTTCCTGCGCCTGTTGGAGAGCCGGGCCTTCCGGGAGGCGCGCGACAATGCTGTTTCCGCGCCCGACGATCTTGGTCCGCTACTCTTCCACATCGCCGCCAATTTGCTTAAAAATGAGTACCGAGGGACGGAGCGTCGCCTCCGCCGACAGGGGGAATTCGCCGCCCGGCAACCCCTTTTTGAGCAGCGAGATTCGGAGCCGGATAAACAAGCCTTACAACGCGCCATCAGCCAATTGCCCGAGCCGCAACGGCTCTGCGTCGACCTCCGTTTCCGCCAGAATTACTCCATTGAGGAGATCGCCGATGCCCTTGATTGCGCGCCCGGCACCGTCAAAAGTCGCCTCCATTACGGCCTCAAAAAGCTCGCCGCCATCCTCCGCCCTACCACGACCAACAAATAA
- a CDS encoding cupin domain-containing protein: MRHLYKLCLVLLTLPACAQQSAYQINSYQTEGRKAPNTHYLGEAWLNPLIHDDEDLGYNITKATFKANSTLDWHRHATAQVLVIVEGEAYYQERGKDPVILREGDVIKCDKETEHWHSSTKTSDVTYLALYGGGAPTTWTEVVTQEYYDEVAARLSKE; the protein is encoded by the coding sequence ATGCGCCACCTATATAAGCTCTGCCTCGTTCTGCTAACCCTCCCCGCGTGCGCTCAGCAGTCTGCGTACCAAATCAACTCCTACCAAACGGAAGGTCGCAAGGCACCCAACACCCACTACCTCGGGGAAGCGTGGTTGAACCCGTTGATCCACGACGATGAGGATTTGGGGTATAACATTACGAAGGCGACCTTCAAAGCCAATTCGACGCTGGATTGGCACCGCCACGCCACGGCCCAAGTGTTGGTTATCGTTGAAGGAGAGGCCTATTATCAGGAGCGGGGGAAGGACCCAGTCATCTTGAGAGAGGGCGACGTGATAAAATGCGACAAGGAAACCGAACACTGGCATTCCTCTACCAAAACGAGTGACGTGACCTACCTGGCGCTCTACGGTGGCGGCGCACCTACTACCTGGACGGAGGTGGTGACGCAGGAGTATTACGATGAGGTGGCAGCGCGACTTTCAAAGGAGTGA
- a CDS encoding glycoside hydrolase family 47 protein — MHHRFQFVSTILLLCLLSCQTNPAPSPNDPAPARAPTSSRILSGTAPPEYAKLAAEVRAETERVWAAYERYAWPHDNLLPLSKSYRDWYAEPIFISPIDGYSTLKLMGLDEQANRIERYVADSISFDRDIDVKVFEVNIRVLGGLLAMYAETKNPAVLAKAADFGDRMLPAFDSPTGMPYYYVNLKTGKPSGAIVNVAEAGSYLLELGLLSYYTNDAKYYQTGKRATLALNTRRSVIGLFGRDINVETGEWTETNSMVGAYADSYFEYLYKAYLLFGDPELKEIWDDNISAIQNYLPDEQDSLLWYPRVTMETGEVTQTEITLWDAYFPALLVLADDVDRAKHAFNAWDVVVTKHGMTPMVYNYAADTVVNGYHQLNPEVIESAYYLHAATGDERYRTFARDYFTRLKECCRTEVAFTHLKDVRTGERDDEMATFFVAETLKYFYLLYGGSETVGLDTHVFTTEAHPFAKKDIIKAGERLGF, encoded by the coding sequence ATGCACCACCGGTTTCAATTTGTGAGTACAATCCTGCTACTTTGCCTACTCTCCTGCCAAACCAACCCCGCTCCTTCACCCAATGACCCGGCACCTGCGCGAGCGCCAACCTCGTCCCGCATTTTATCGGGAACAGCGCCCCCTGAATATGCTAAATTGGCCGCTGAGGTACGCGCGGAAACCGAACGGGTATGGGCGGCCTACGAACGGTACGCCTGGCCGCACGATAATTTACTGCCGCTCAGCAAAAGCTATCGGGATTGGTACGCGGAGCCGATCTTCATCTCGCCGATTGACGGTTACAGCACGCTAAAGCTGATGGGACTCGACGAGCAAGCTAACCGTATTGAAAGGTACGTGGCGGACTCGATCAGTTTTGACCGGGATATCGACGTGAAGGTATTTGAGGTAAATATTCGCGTCCTGGGCGGTTTGTTGGCGATGTACGCCGAAACAAAGAACCCCGCCGTACTGGCCAAAGCAGCCGATTTTGGTGACCGGATGCTACCCGCCTTCGACTCACCAACGGGAATGCCTTACTACTACGTGAATTTAAAAACGGGAAAACCGAGCGGTGCGATAGTGAATGTGGCCGAAGCGGGATCGTACTTGCTGGAATTGGGCCTGTTGAGTTATTACACGAACGACGCCAAATACTACCAAACTGGAAAGCGGGCGACGCTGGCCCTCAATACCCGCCGGTCAGTAATCGGATTGTTCGGCCGCGACATAAATGTGGAAACGGGGGAGTGGACGGAAACCAATAGCATGGTGGGTGCCTACGCGGATAGCTACTTCGAATACTTATACAAAGCTTATCTACTGTTTGGTGACCCCGAGTTGAAGGAAATTTGGGACGACAACATCAGCGCCATCCAAAACTACCTGCCCGACGAGCAGGATAGTTTGCTTTGGTACCCGCGCGTCACGATGGAGACTGGCGAGGTCACGCAAACGGAAATTACGCTGTGGGATGCCTATTTCCCCGCCCTACTGGTATTAGCGGACGACGTGGATCGCGCAAAACATGCGTTTAATGCATGGGACGTCGTCGTCACCAAACACGGAATGACACCAATGGTGTACAACTATGCAGCAGATACCGTCGTGAATGGCTACCACCAATTGAACCCCGAAGTAATAGAATCCGCCTATTACCTGCACGCCGCCACGGGCGACGAAAGGTACCGGACTTTTGCCCGAGATTACTTTACCCGGTTAAAGGAGTGCTGCCGTACTGAGGTAGCATTCACCCACCTCAAAGATGTGCGCACGGGCGAGCGGGATGATGAAATGGCGACGTTCTTCGTGGCAGAGACGCTCAAGTACTTCTATTTGCTCTATGGTGGCAGTGAAACAGTTGGGCTGGATACCCACGTGTTCACCACGGAGGCACACCCGTTTGCTAAGAAAGACATTATTAAGGCTGGGGAACGTTTGGGCTTTTAA
- a CDS encoding 2TM domain-containing protein, translated as MRQSDEDLYEKAAEKVKNKKSFFYHLFAYVCTLGLFYALMYFENNGEILPVLIIGITWGIGLISHYYSAFGAENLGVLGIDEDWEEDALEKEIDRLKRKRELREELRREKELAREEEQLKLRELNENYNHNDLI; from the coding sequence ATGAGACAAAGCGACGAAGACCTCTACGAAAAGGCCGCGGAGAAGGTGAAGAACAAAAAAAGCTTCTTCTACCACCTCTTCGCCTACGTGTGTACGCTCGGACTTTTCTACGCCTTAATGTACTTCGAGAACAATGGAGAGATCCTGCCCGTCCTCATCATCGGGATCACCTGGGGTATTGGGCTGATCTCTCATTATTACAGCGCTTTTGGAGCCGAAAATCTGGGCGTCCTCGGTATCGATGAAGATTGGGAAGAAGATGCCCTGGAGAAGGAAATTGACCGGTTAAAGCGGAAGCGAGAGTTGCGGGAGGAATTGCGGCGTGAAAAGGAACTAGCCCGTGAGGAGGAGCAACTTAAGCTCCGGGAGCTTAACGAGAATTACAACCACAACGATCTGATCTAA
- a CDS encoding DUF1572 family protein: MENYLTSVRKQFEYYRTLGDRTFDQLTESQLLHVPGSNSNSIAVMVNHLHGNMKSRWTDFLNSDGEKEWRHRDQEFEEVIRTKADLLNKWNEGWDCLFRATDSITPDKYTATILIRNQQHTLTEAFNRQMMHYAYHVGQIVYVGRMLKGEEWVSLSIPRGASVTFNQKKMGQGTHGGHFTDDLK, encoded by the coding sequence ATGGAAAACTACCTAACTAGCGTCCGCAAACAGTTCGAGTACTACCGCACCCTCGGCGACCGGACCTTCGATCAACTTACCGAAAGCCAACTACTCCATGTACCGGGTAGTAACAGCAACTCCATCGCCGTGATGGTAAACCACCTGCACGGCAATATGAAATCCCGTTGGACGGACTTCCTCAACTCCGACGGGGAAAAGGAGTGGCGCCACCGCGATCAGGAATTCGAGGAGGTCATCCGCACCAAGGCCGATCTATTGAATAAGTGGAATGAAGGTTGGGATTGCCTTTTTAGGGCCACCGATTCGATTACCCCGGATAAGTACACAGCGACCATTTTAATCCGCAACCAGCAACATACTCTGACCGAAGCCTTCAACCGGCAGATGATGCACTACGCTTACCACGTTGGCCAGATCGTCTACGTAGGCCGTATGCTGAAAGGGGAGGAGTGGGTGAGCCTGTCCATACCGCGCGGAGCGTCCGTTACTTTCAACCAGAAGAAGATGGGGCAGGGCACCCACGGTGGTCATTTTACGGATGATCTGAAGTGA